A genome region from Clostridium pasteurianum includes the following:
- a CDS encoding LysR family transcriptional regulator: MLEIRLLNYFLVLSEELHYTKAAERLNISQPTLSNQIKILESMLNVKLFDYVQKKTVLTEPGKILKQHVYKIFFDLEQAEADIKNYTGKSREQIKIGASGSHLLLIPCSRFNTIYNNILITMEEHNSSTIINNVKNGKLDLGLIYESTEDSSIHSELLNIESYLAVVPLNSRLTKYSSVSLKDLVQENMVLLPSYSTSRKNIDNAFSMINHICKPRIQATNLDSCIRLIEHSDNITILPNSYIKSVNKIDFKAIPISDYPPKQTINLIYRKDLFLDDILKSFIDIIKDFHQNN, translated from the coding sequence ATGTTAGAAATAAGATTATTAAACTATTTTTTAGTTCTTTCGGAAGAGCTTCATTATACAAAGGCTGCGGAGCGTCTTAATATTTCACAACCTACCTTAAGCAATCAAATAAAAATTTTAGAAAGCATGTTAAATGTAAAACTTTTTGATTATGTTCAAAAAAAAACAGTGCTAACAGAGCCTGGCAAAATTTTAAAACAGCATGTATATAAGATTTTCTTTGATCTTGAGCAAGCAGAAGCAGACATAAAAAATTATACAGGAAAATCGAGAGAACAAATCAAAATAGGAGCTTCTGGCTCTCACTTACTATTAATTCCTTGTTCAAGATTTAATACTATTTATAATAACATTTTAATTACAATGGAGGAGCATAACAGCAGTACAATCATTAATAATGTAAAAAATGGCAAACTAGATTTAGGATTAATTTATGAATCCACAGAAGATTCTTCCATACATTCTGAACTCCTAAATATCGAATCTTATCTTGCTGTTGTGCCATTAAACTCAAGGCTCACAAAGTATTCCTCTGTATCATTGAAAGATTTAGTGCAGGAAAATATGGTATTATTGCCTAGTTATTCCACCTCACGAAAAAACATTGATAATGCCTTTAGTATGATAAATCATATTTGTAAACCTAGGATTCAAGCGACTAATTTAGATTCTTGTATAAGGTTAATTGAACATTCTGATAACATTACTATTTTGCCAAATTCTTATATAAAATCTGTAAATAAAATTGATTTCAAAGCAATTCCTATTTCTGATTATCCACCTAAGCAGACAATTAATTTAATATATAGGAAAGATTTATTCTTAGATGATATTTTAAAATCTTTCATAGATATTATTAAAGATTTTCATCAAAATAATTAG
- a CDS encoding putrescine aminotransferase, translating into MISSNAEVLDESFKCEYGTGVDDEEASLIEYTHRVLDFISKDKLNEDDRKFIMKETVDNFRDFVNPGFLEYRKSVTKGGQYAAVEWRDAGLNSFLDVNGKEYIDCLGGFGIYNVGHRNPKVLKAVNDQLRHQALHSQELLDPLRSILAKLLAKITPGKLQYSFFGNSGTEAVEGAIKLAKIHQNKKGKHYFISTVGAFHGKSLGSLSATSKGMFRKPFAPLVSGFKHVYYGDIDMMYKTVKASNMVGEDIAAIILEPIQGEGGVILPPKDYFAKVKEICDEFGILLIADEVQTGMGRTGKMFCVDHYGVEPDIMCLAKSLGGGIMPIGAVIATEDVFSEFFPNPFIHTTTFGGNPLACSAAIATINVLLEDKMPERAAKMGAYFLKELRHVTDKYKSLVKEVRGMGLMIGMEFEDDKIGYKVSKGLFDKGVLVAGTLINAKTIRIEPPLTIEKEQCDFVCRALDETLREVTAF; encoded by the coding sequence ATGATTAGCAGTAATGCTGAAGTTTTAGACGAAAGTTTTAAGTGTGAATATGGCACAGGGGTGGATGATGAGGAAGCGTCTCTGATTGAGTATACTCATAGAGTACTTGATTTTATATCAAAAGATAAATTAAATGAAGATGACAGAAAATTCATAATGAAAGAAACTGTGGATAATTTCAGGGACTTTGTAAACCCAGGTTTTCTAGAATACAGAAAATCAGTAACTAAAGGCGGTCAGTATGCTGCAGTTGAATGGAGGGATGCAGGTCTTAATAGTTTTCTTGATGTAAATGGAAAAGAATATATAGACTGCCTTGGAGGTTTTGGAATTTATAATGTTGGACATAGAAATCCTAAGGTATTAAAAGCTGTAAATGATCAATTAAGGCATCAAGCTCTTCACAGTCAGGAACTTTTAGATCCATTAAGATCAATACTTGCAAAATTACTTGCAAAAATCACACCTGGTAAACTTCAATACTCATTTTTTGGAAACAGCGGTACTGAAGCTGTAGAAGGAGCTATAAAGCTTGCCAAAATTCATCAAAATAAAAAGGGAAAACATTATTTCATATCAACTGTTGGAGCATTTCATGGAAAAAGTTTAGGATCACTTTCAGCAACATCAAAAGGAATGTTTAGAAAGCCATTTGCACCTCTTGTTTCAGGTTTTAAACACGTATATTATGGGGATATAGATATGATGTATAAAACAGTAAAAGCATCGAATATGGTTGGCGAAGATATTGCCGCGATTATCCTGGAGCCCATACAAGGTGAAGGAGGGGTTATACTTCCTCCTAAGGACTATTTTGCAAAGGTAAAAGAAATATGTGATGAGTTCGGAATTTTACTTATTGCAGATGAGGTACAGACAGGAATGGGGCGTACAGGAAAGATGTTTTGTGTTGATCATTATGGTGTAGAACCTGATATAATGTGTCTTGCAAAGTCTTTAGGCGGAGGAATAATGCCTATTGGAGCAGTTATTGCAACAGAAGATGTATTTTCAGAATTTTTCCCTAATCCATTTATTCATACAACTACATTTGGTGGAAATCCACTTGCATGTTCAGCAGCTATTGCTACAATTAATGTTTTACTTGAGGATAAAATGCCTGAGAGAGCTGCAAAAATGGGAGCTTATTTTCTAAAAGAACTTAGACATGTAACGGATAAATATAAGAGTCTAGTTAAAGAAGTAAGAGGAATGGGTCTTATGATAGGAATGGAATTTGAAGATGATAAAATTGGATATAAAGTATCAAAAGGCTTATTCGATAAAGGAGTTTTAGTAGCAGGCACATTAATAAATGCTAAAACTATAAGAATAGAACCACCACTTACAATAGAAAAAGAGCAGTGTGATTTTGTATGCAGAGCTCTTGATGAAACGCTACGTGAAGTAACAGCATTTTAG
- a CDS encoding HAD hydrolase family protein: MYEGVIIDIDYILSTMKKLKINFDKTIKLINVLVKNNIPVVLYTENSRECIDEVKGYLKTKEPAIVAEGAQIYSPFDTEYESVFPLDINTVCKLGNWALNQNLAVNINTDEKNMSYLEWVKGLKCVNYRNSNSSYSKVVNIEMHMENDDKRIELLNFIGKNNLECYAHMYLSHVSCINSMVDKGNTLRYLASKKRWNIKKFVMVGEYFKDSSIFDEIGYGMSISDFHRNIFGMFEKTFDNNLANII, encoded by the coding sequence ATGTATGAAGGCGTAATAATAGACATAGATTATATATTAAGTACTATGAAAAAGTTGAAGATAAATTTCGACAAAACAATAAAATTGATTAATGTACTTGTTAAAAATAACATACCTGTAGTACTTTACACGGAAAATAGTAGAGAGTGCATTGATGAAGTTAAGGGATACTTAAAGACAAAAGAGCCTGCTATAGTAGCTGAAGGTGCTCAAATATATTCACCATTTGATACTGAGTATGAATCAGTATTTCCTCTAGATATAAATACGGTTTGTAAACTTGGAAATTGGGCATTGAATCAAAATTTAGCAGTTAATATAAATACAGATGAGAAAAATATGAGTTATTTGGAATGGGTTAAAGGTTTAAAGTGTGTTAATTATAGAAATTCTAATAGTAGCTATTCTAAGGTTGTAAATATTGAAATGCATATGGAGAATGATGATAAGCGAATTGAACTTTTAAATTTTATAGGAAAAAATAATTTGGAATGTTATGCACATATGTATTTAAGTCATGTGTCTTGTATAAATTCTATGGTTGATAAGGGAAATACTTTAAGATACCTTGCCAGTAAAAAAAGGTGGAATATTAAAAAGTTTGTTATGGTAGGTGAGTATTTTAAAGATTCATCTATTTTTGATGAAATTGGGTATGGAATGTCGATTTCTGATTTCCACAGAAATATTTTTGGTATGTTCGAAAAAACTTTTGATAATAACTTGGCTAATATTATTTAA
- the galE gene encoding UDP-glucose 4-epimerase GalE, translating to MNVLVCGGAGYIGSHMVRYLIENGHSVVIADNLSTGHKESTIGHKLYVGDLRDENFLDKVFTENKIDAVIDFAANSLVGESVSNPLKYFDNNIHSTVKLLGAMNKHDVKYIVFSSTAATYGEPENIPILEGDKTFPTNPYGESKLAVEKILKWCDNAYGIKYTALRYFNACGAHINGSIGEDHNPETHLIPIILEAASGKRDKIMIFGDDYNTEDGTCVRDYVHVSDLAAAHLLALQRLQKGEKSAIYNLGNGKGFSVKQVVEVARKVTGINIKAEIGARRAGDPGTLIASSDKAIKELGWKPKFNSLETIIETAWKWHKNHPNGYTK from the coding sequence ATGAATGTACTCGTTTGTGGTGGAGCAGGCTATATAGGAAGTCATATGGTCCGTTATCTTATTGAAAATGGCCATAGTGTTGTAATAGCCGATAATCTTTCTACCGGACATAAAGAATCAACAATTGGACATAAACTTTACGTTGGAGATTTAAGAGACGAAAATTTCTTAGATAAAGTTTTTACAGAAAATAAAATAGATGCAGTTATAGATTTTGCTGCAAATTCTTTAGTTGGTGAAAGCGTTTCAAATCCTTTAAAATACTTTGACAATAACATACATTCTACCGTTAAACTTTTGGGTGCTATGAATAAGCACGATGTAAAATACATAGTATTCTCATCAACAGCAGCAACATACGGCGAGCCTGAAAATATTCCTATTTTAGAAGGAGATAAGACTTTTCCTACTAATCCATATGGAGAATCAAAACTCGCAGTAGAAAAAATATTAAAATGGTGTGATAACGCTTATGGAATAAAATATACAGCTTTAAGGTATTTTAATGCCTGTGGAGCTCATATAAATGGAAGTATAGGTGAAGATCATAATCCTGAGACTCACTTAATCCCAATAATTCTTGAAGCCGCTTCAGGAAAAAGGGATAAAATAATGATTTTTGGAGATGACTACAACACAGAAGATGGTACATGCGTAAGAGATTATGTACATGTTTCAGATTTAGCTGCTGCACATCTTTTAGCTTTACAGCGTCTTCAAAAAGGTGAAAAAAGTGCAATATATAATTTAGGAAACGGAAAAGGTTTTTCAGTAAAACAAGTAGTTGAAGTAGCTAGAAAGGTCACTGGAATAAACATAAAAGCCGAAATTGGTGCAAGACGTGCTGGTGATCCTGGAACTTTAATAGCTTCTTCTGATAAAGCTATTAAGGAATTAGGCTGGAAACCTAAATTCAATTCTCTTGAAACAATAATTGAAACAGCCTGGAAATGGCATAAAAATCATCCAAATGGTTATACGAAATAA
- a CDS encoding LTA synthase family protein: MKSLATNIKFLEKSTKFLIKIVKDLLSDNIDLILFLIIILIKLIKFDRFIYPEYTHYKLIIKPILASIVCILSISTLFRGKIRTYILYAFDIIISILIIADTVYFRYFKDILSIGVIKNGIMLGSVQSSVTSLIYPHDFLYLIDVVILIPLLFLYRKFPRLKINIFIRFVLFLVLAIPAGYVNGNAIYKMSVSQKGLLKTMYNKVYIDKFLGAIDFHMLDLYNVASNKILNSKKLSSARENDIKTALKKNETNNASQMAGIGKGKNLIIIQVEALQQFVINSKIENQEITPNLNRWVNKSMYFDNFFYQVSSGNTSDAEFLVNNSLYPASSGAAYYLYAGNTYSSIAKEMNDNNYYTAVLHGYREGFWNRNVMYKAEKFDDFFGEKSFNINEKVGLGLSDKSFLNQTFNRLKSFRQPYYSFIITLSSHYPYDDTKGYGNFNVGSYEGTLLGNYFKGIHYTDAQLGAFLDKLESSGIMDNSIVVLYGDHYAIPKDKINDLYNFKNIQNPTDLDWYELQKVPMLIHFPKDEYKSTNSEYSGQIDVYPTIANIFNLPQKYMLGTDLFGSKNRNVIFRNGSFTDGNVFYVSWTNTYYDIKTGNTIPETAELKAKKDNALSQLQYSDDALNHNLIKKFINKK; encoded by the coding sequence ATGAAAAGCTTAGCCACAAATATAAAATTTCTAGAAAAATCCACAAAATTTCTAATAAAAATTGTTAAGGATTTATTATCAGATAATATAGACCTTATACTATTTCTAATTATCATACTCATTAAATTAATCAAATTTGATAGATTTATCTATCCTGAGTATACACACTATAAATTAATAATAAAACCAATACTAGCTTCGATTGTATGTATTTTAAGCATATCAACGCTTTTCAGGGGCAAAATAAGAACTTACATTTTATATGCCTTTGATATTATAATCAGTATTTTAATAATTGCAGATACTGTTTATTTTAGATATTTTAAGGATATACTTTCTATAGGTGTTATAAAAAATGGAATCATGCTTGGAAGTGTACAATCTAGTGTTACAAGTTTAATATATCCTCACGATTTCTTATATTTAATTGATGTTGTAATTTTAATTCCACTTTTATTTCTTTATAGAAAATTTCCTAGATTAAAAATAAATATATTTATAAGATTTGTCTTATTTTTAGTTCTAGCTATTCCTGCTGGCTATGTTAACGGAAATGCGATATACAAAATGTCTGTTTCACAGAAAGGCCTCTTAAAAACAATGTACAATAAAGTGTATATTGATAAATTTTTAGGAGCCATAGATTTTCACATGCTAGATTTATATAATGTTGCATCTAATAAGATTTTAAACAGTAAAAAACTTTCCAGCGCTAGGGAAAATGATATAAAAACAGCCCTTAAGAAGAATGAAACCAATAATGCTTCCCAAATGGCTGGCATTGGCAAGGGTAAAAATCTCATAATAATACAAGTTGAGGCACTTCAACAATTTGTAATTAATTCAAAAATTGAAAATCAAGAAATAACCCCCAATTTAAATAGGTGGGTAAATAAATCCATGTATTTTGATAACTTTTTTTATCAAGTTTCATCCGGAAATACATCTGATGCAGAGTTTTTAGTAAATAATTCTCTTTATCCTGCTTCTTCAGGTGCCGCATACTATTTATATGCTGGAAATACCTATAGTTCTATAGCCAAAGAAATGAATGATAATAATTACTATACTGCCGTCCTTCATGGTTACAGAGAAGGTTTTTGGAATAGAAATGTAATGTATAAAGCAGAAAAATTTGATGATTTCTTTGGAGAAAAAAGTTTTAATATAAATGAAAAAGTTGGATTAGGATTAAGTGATAAGTCCTTTTTAAATCAGACTTTTAACAGATTAAAAAGCTTCCGTCAGCCTTATTATTCCTTTATTATAACCTTAAGTAGTCACTACCCTTATGATGACACTAAAGGCTATGGAAATTTCAATGTAGGAAGTTATGAAGGGACTCTTCTTGGAAATTATTTTAAGGGAATACATTATACAGATGCCCAACTTGGTGCTTTTCTCGATAAACTTGAAAGCAGCGGCATTATGGACAATTCTATTGTTGTTCTGTATGGAGATCATTATGCTATACCAAAGGATAAAATAAATGACTTATATAACTTTAAGAACATACAAAATCCAACTGATTTAGATTGGTATGAGCTTCAAAAAGTACCTATGTTAATTCATTTTCCAAAAGATGAATATAAAAGTACAAACTCAGAGTATTCTGGTCAAATTGATGTATATCCAACCATTGCAAATATATTCAATTTACCACAAAAGTACATGCTCGGAACTGACTTATTTGGCTCAAAAAATCGAAATGTAATATTTAGAAATGGTTCATTTACTGATGGAAATGTATTTTACGTATCATGGACAAATACTTACTATGATATAAAAACAGGAAATACAATTCCTGAAACAGCTGAATTAAAAGCTAAAAAAGACAACGCACTGTCGCAGCTTCAATATTCGGATGATGCCTTAAATCATAATTTAATAAAAAAATTCATTAATAAAAAATAG
- the rlmD gene encoding 23S rRNA (uracil(1939)-C(5))-methyltransferase RlmD, translating to MKKNEIKEFLIEDIEFPAVGITHFNDKKVYIKGAVPGQKVTARISKIRKGKIDAKLKEIIENVPDAIKPSCPDFGVCGGCIHQFLTYEKQLQLKEKEVLKLFKEADIKDFEYLGIEGSPEQTEYRNKMEYTFGDFVKGGELTLGMHAKNGGFSIVNTDNCIIVDGDFRIILKTVVEYFRGKELPFYKVMMHRGYLRNLVVRKAKNTGEILIALVTTSQFDFDLSELTESLKGINYAGKLKGILHVVNDGLADMVRADKVNILYGEDYITEKILDLKFKISPFSFFQTNSKGAEKLYSRVLEFLGDVSNKTVFDLYCGTGTIGQLVSKKAEKVIGIELIEEAVEAAKENTKLNGISNCEFIAGDVAKVIKEVKEKPDVIILDPPRPGVHPTAMKYVIEFNAKEIVYVSCNPKTLVNDLKVLTAYGYEAKKVKIVDMFPMTGHVETVVKLYRKEE from the coding sequence ATGAAAAAGAATGAAATAAAAGAGTTTTTAATTGAAGATATAGAGTTCCCTGCTGTTGGAATAACACATTTTAATGATAAAAAGGTTTACATAAAGGGCGCAGTACCAGGCCAAAAGGTTACTGCAAGGATAAGCAAAATAAGAAAGGGCAAAATAGATGCAAAACTCAAGGAAATAATTGAAAATGTTCCTGATGCCATAAAACCAAGCTGTCCTGATTTTGGAGTATGCGGCGGTTGTATACATCAATTTTTAACTTATGAAAAACAGCTTCAATTAAAAGAAAAAGAGGTACTTAAACTTTTTAAAGAAGCTGACATAAAAGATTTTGAATACTTAGGTATAGAAGGCAGCCCGGAACAAACAGAATACAGAAACAAAATGGAATATACCTTTGGAGATTTTGTAAAGGGCGGAGAATTAACCCTCGGAATGCACGCTAAAAATGGAGGATTTTCAATAGTAAATACGGATAATTGTATTATAGTTGATGGAGATTTTAGAATTATCCTTAAAACTGTAGTAGAGTATTTTAGAGGTAAAGAACTTCCTTTTTATAAGGTTATGATGCATAGAGGATACCTCAGGAATTTAGTTGTAAGAAAAGCTAAAAACACAGGAGAAATATTAATTGCACTTGTAACTACATCTCAATTTGATTTTGATTTGTCAGAGCTTACAGAAAGTCTTAAAGGCATAAATTATGCAGGAAAGCTTAAGGGAATACTTCACGTTGTAAATGATGGACTTGCAGATATGGTAAGAGCCGATAAAGTTAATATTTTATACGGAGAAGATTATATAACAGAAAAAATTCTTGATCTAAAGTTTAAAATATCGCCATTTTCTTTCTTCCAAACTAATTCTAAGGGCGCTGAAAAATTATACAGTAGGGTTTTAGAGTTCTTAGGTGATGTTTCAAATAAAACTGTTTTCGATTTGTACTGCGGTACGGGAACTATAGGCCAGCTTGTCTCAAAGAAGGCAGAGAAGGTAATAGGTATAGAGCTTATTGAGGAGGCAGTTGAAGCTGCAAAGGAAAATACAAAGCTCAATGGAATTTCAAACTGCGAATTTATAGCAGGGGACGTGGCAAAAGTTATAAAAGAAGTAAAGGAAAAGCCAGACGTTATAATACTAGACCCACCAAGACCTGGCGTTCATCCAACTGCCATGAAGTATGTAATAGAATTTAATGCAAAAGAAATAGTTTATGTTTCTTGCAATCCAAAGACACTGGTAAATGACCTTAAGGTTTTAACTGCTTATGGGTATGAAGCTAAGAAGGTTAAGATAGTAGATATGTTCCCGATGACTGGGCATGTAGAGACGGTTGTTAAACTTTATAGGAAGGAAGAGTAG
- a CDS encoding undecaprenyl diphosphate synthase family protein: MHLPDHIGIIPDGNRRWAVSNGMSKEEGYNLGILPGLKLFRLCKEVGIKEITYYGFTVDNTKRPKNQRKAFTKACIKAVDVLSKEDAALLVVGNTQSDMFPKELLPYTKRTVFGKGSIKVNFLVNYGWEWDLNKLKSSEDRSKKIVSYINSSDISRVDLIIRWGGRRRLSGFLPVQSIYSDFYVIDDYWPDFKPEHFFDALDWYNKQDITLGG, translated from the coding sequence ATGCACTTGCCAGATCATATAGGTATAATTCCAGATGGAAATAGAAGGTGGGCAGTATCAAATGGAATGTCAAAGGAGGAGGGTTATAATCTTGGTATCCTGCCAGGGCTTAAGCTTTTTAGATTATGTAAGGAAGTAGGAATAAAGGAAATTACATACTATGGTTTTACTGTTGACAATACCAAAAGGCCTAAAAATCAAAGGAAGGCATTTACGAAGGCATGTATAAAGGCTGTTGATGTCCTTTCAAAAGAAGATGCAGCACTTCTTGTTGTTGGGAATACTCAATCTGATATGTTTCCAAAGGAGCTTTTGCCATATACTAAAAGAACTGTTTTTGGAAAGGGAAGTATAAAGGTTAATTTTTTAGTTAATTATGGATGGGAATGGGATCTGAATAAATTAAAATCTTCAGAAGACAGAAGTAAAAAAATAGTAAGTTACATTAATTCTTCGGATATATCAAGAGTGGATTTAATAATAAGATGGGGAGGAAGAAGAAGATTAAGCGGATTTCTACCTGTGCAATCTATATATTCTGATTTTTATGTTATAGATGATTATTGGCCTGATTTTAAGCCTGAACATTTTTTTGATGCACTAGATTGGTATAACAAGCAGGATATAACTCTTGGAGGCTGA
- a CDS encoding deoxyguanosinetriphosphate triphosphohydrolase family protein, with amino-acid sequence MQIISGIKGMNIVQNGQFRKVGAYEENKLWQNFVKREEDLYGRHKDIRSEFEKDYDRILQCTAYRRLKHKTQVFFATNHDHVCTRIEHVNHVENVSYNIAKYLGLNTELTRAIAIGHDLGHAPFGHTGEGILKKIVEDEIGESYWHEKNSLKFVDSIETLQDQRGDEKNLNLTYAVRDGIINHCGEVDENVIKPRKEYIDLKTISRPNEYAPYTWEGCVVKISDKISYLGRDIEDAITLKILSPEKMKELTEIVGEASLVENGEINNTLLMHNFVIDLCENSIPEDGLKFSKNYIQLMNSIKKFNYDNIYGSKRLEFFRNYAALIIKSIYSVLMGFYFKGDIFSSMDKVEKCYPELVRSFKDWIKKYSYGEMPVELRKSQNWKNKNIYNLSSKRDYVRAVIDYITGMTDQYAIKIFNELIKF; translated from the coding sequence ATGCAAATAATAAGTGGCATAAAGGGGATGAATATAGTGCAAAATGGTCAGTTTAGAAAAGTAGGTGCTTACGAAGAAAATAAGTTATGGCAGAATTTTGTAAAAAGAGAAGAAGACCTTTATGGAAGACACAAGGACATACGAAGCGAGTTTGAAAAGGATTATGATAGAATATTACAGTGTACTGCATATAGGCGTTTAAAGCATAAAACTCAGGTGTTTTTTGCAACCAATCATGATCATGTATGTACCAGGATAGAACATGTTAATCATGTGGAAAATGTGAGTTATAATATAGCAAAATATTTAGGACTTAATACAGAACTTACTAGAGCAATAGCTATAGGCCACGACTTAGGTCATGCACCCTTTGGGCATACAGGAGAGGGGATATTAAAAAAAATAGTTGAAGATGAAATAGGAGAATCATACTGGCATGAAAAAAATAGTTTAAAGTTTGTTGATTCAATAGAAACGCTTCAAGATCAAAGAGGAGATGAAAAAAACTTAAATCTAACCTATGCTGTAAGAGATGGCATTATAAATCACTGTGGTGAAGTGGACGAAAATGTGATTAAACCTAGAAAGGAATATATAGACCTTAAAACTATTTCAAGACCTAATGAGTATGCACCATATACATGGGAGGGCTGCGTTGTAAAAATATCCGATAAAATATCATATTTAGGGCGTGATATAGAAGATGCAATTACATTAAAAATATTATCACCGGAGAAAATGAAGGAATTAACAGAAATAGTTGGAGAAGCATCTCTTGTTGAAAATGGCGAAATAAATAATACTTTGCTAATGCATAATTTTGTAATAGATTTGTGTGAAAACAGCATTCCAGAAGATGGTCTTAAATTTTCCAAAAATTATATACAATTAATGAATTCAATTAAAAAATTTAATTACGATAATATATATGGGAGCAAGAGACTTGAATTTTTTAGAAATTATGCAGCGCTTATAATAAAATCAATATATAGTGTTTTAATGGGGTTCTATTTTAAAGGAGATATCTTTTCTTCTATGGATAAAGTGGAAAAATGTTATCCTGAATTAGTACGTTCATTTAAGGATTGGATAAAAAAGTATTCATATGGGGAAATGCCAGTAGAACTAAGAAAATCTCAGAACTGGAAGAATAAGAATATATACAATTTAAGTAGCAAACGGGATTATGTTAGAGCAGTAATTGATTACATAACAGGAATGACAGATCAATATGCTATAAAGATATTTAATGAGCTCATAAAATTTTAA
- a CDS encoding YwbE family protein: MDGTIRKDIKVGAKVLVVQKQDQRSGKLTEGVVQRILTNSEVHPRGIKVMLEGGIVGRVKEIK, from the coding sequence ATGGATGGAACGATACGAAAAGACATCAAAGTAGGAGCGAAAGTCCTTGTTGTTCAAAAGCAAGACCAGCGCTCTGGGAAATTGACTGAAGGTGTTGTGCAAAGAATCCTTACAAACTCAGAAGTTCATCCTCGCGGTATCAAAGTAATGCTTGAGGGTGGAATTGTAGGAAGAGTTAAAGAAATAAAATAA
- a CDS encoding AEC family transporter, whose product MDIILVFKQMIILFILMITGYIANKRNIMNEESDKLFSKLIVNITCPALIIYSVASGERLKDKSVIIYIFVAAIIYYVSIPIISKILMKILKIKKSVQGLYESMLVYSNLGFMGIPVVSSIFGNRAILYISIFMSVCNISLYTYGIFLLTKNNGNTGKQTIDIKKFFNAGTISAIIAIGLYIMNISLPEIILEPLKLAGNITTPLAMLVIGSTLVKFSFKEIIKEKWISIFAIIRLFVLAIIVWYIGHIFINDKLLLGVLVIISGMPVASNIVMMCSEYGGNQEFITKGVFISTLFSVVTIPIIAMLL is encoded by the coding sequence ATGGATATTATACTTGTATTTAAACAAATGATAATTTTATTTATATTAATGATTACTGGCTATATAGCTAATAAGAGAAATATTATGAATGAAGAAAGTGACAAATTATTTTCAAAATTAATTGTAAATATTACTTGTCCAGCTTTGATTATTTATTCAGTTGCATCTGGAGAAAGATTAAAAGATAAGAGTGTGATTATATATATTTTTGTAGCAGCAATAATATATTATGTGTCTATACCAATTATATCTAAAATTTTAATGAAGATATTAAAAATAAAAAAAAGTGTGCAGGGATTATATGAAAGCATGCTTGTATATTCTAATTTAGGATTTATGGGTATACCAGTTGTAAGCTCTATATTTGGAAATCGTGCTATATTGTATATATCAATATTTATGTCTGTATGTAACATCTCGCTTTATACTTATGGTATATTTTTATTAACTAAGAATAATGGAAATACAGGTAAGCAAACTATTGATATTAAAAAATTCTTTAATGCAGGAACTATTTCAGCGATTATAGCAATTGGACTATATATAATGAATATTTCTTTACCTGAAATTATATTAGAACCTCTTAAATTGGCAGGCAATATAACAACGCCTTTAGCTATGCTTGTCATTGGTTCAACACTTGTGAAATTTTCTTTTAAAGAAATTATAAAAGAAAAATGGATTAGTATATTTGCAATTATAAGACTTTTTGTATTAGCAATAATTGTATGGTACATAGGTCATATCTTTATTAATGACAAGCTTCTACTAGGAGTTTTAGTAATTATTTCTGGAATGCCAGTTGCATCTAATATAGTGATGATGTGCAGTGAATATGGAGGCAATCAAGAATTTATTACAAAGGGTGTATTTATTTCAACATTATTTTCTGTTGTGACAATACCTATTATTGCAATGTTACTTTAA